The Sneathiella limimaris region GTGAATAAATAAACTTTGCCGAAAATTGAACCAAAATTTTTGGCTTGCGACTAAAGACGGGAGAGAGATACTTGCCTCAAATGTTAAGTCGCGTATCAACAAGTCTCTCCAGAAAGTCTCCTTTGGAAGGACGGGATGGTTAAAAAATGATGAATAGCGTATTTAAAGTAATTATCGGTATTTTCCTACTGACAGTCTTGAGTGCTCAATCGACCCGAGCTGCTACATTCAGCTTGGATTTCAATGAGCCAACAACAATTACGCCGATGATTTCCTACACATCGGCGTCTGGTACAGTTCAAGAAAATCTTGTTGGATCTGACCTTGTGGATTCTTTCTACAAGTCACCATGGGATAATACATCTACTCCAGACGAAGAATTTACAGCTGTTCGTCGTAACTCAACAGCGGTTTACGAGTTCTCCGAAACCTACACGAACGTAAGCTTCCTGTGGGGATCTGTTGATGCGAACCAAATGATTGGCTTCTTCCTGGGTGATACTGCAGTTGATTTCCTGAACAGTAATGATGTTTTGGATGCTGGCGCCACAGAAGGCGATGGCTTTGTGCAGATTGCTATCCTGGCGGCTGCCTTCGATACAATTAAGTTCATGTCACCGAACAATTCATTTGAAATTGCCAACCTCAGCGTATCGGCTGTACCGCTTCCTGCTGCTCTTCCACTTTACGCAGCTGGCATCCTGGTACTTGGCTGGGTTGGGCGTATGCGTCGCGTAAAAAGGTAAGATTTTTTACCTGCGTAACAGAGTAGCGTAAATTGTAGAAAGTAGCGTAAGTCGTAAAATCTGTTTACCAGCTATTTCGATTATAAGGCGGTCGGTTTCGACCGCCTTTTTCTTTGTCTTTTTCTGACACAAAAATTTTGATCACAATTTTTTCAGCCAGCGGTCTTTGAAGGAAAGGCTGGAGGGCTTGAAAATGATCAAAAGCATATTGAAGTTGGGACTTTGTGTTGCAGGTCTGGGCGTGATACTTGCAAGACCGGCTGTGTCTGCAACGTTTGACTTCAGCACGACTCTACCAAAACCGATAGACATGCTGCAGGCATCATCGATTAAGGATGGACAAGATGGTGGTCAAGTTCGTGAGCGAATAACAGTGACAGATGGAGTGGACTCCAAGTTTCTGTCCCCTTGGTTTGAAACAGCTTATTGGGAGGGTGGCTTGGGTCCGGAATATACAGCTGTCGGCAAAGGGGCTTCGGCGGCATACGAGTTTAGTGATTTGTATTCGAGTGTTTCTTTTTTGTGGGGTTCTGTTGATGAGAAGCAGCAGGTAAGGTTTTTCCAGGGAGATGAACCGGTATATGTTTTGAACAGCGATTTACTTCTTAAAAATGGGGCACCAGAGAAAACAGGATTTGTTCAGATCACGATCTTTACACAGCCTTTTAATAGGATTGAATTCTACTCTCAGAACAACTCGTTTGAATTTGCAAATTTACGGGTGTCTGCTGTACCGCTTCCTGCAGCGCTTCCCCTTTATGCAGCTGGGCTTTTAGTTCTTGGTCTCATTGGGCGGTTTCGCAAATTTGCGAAATGAAGCTTTTAGACGGGTTCAGTTTTGGCGCTGGGTAGATCTTTGGGTGCCCGATCTTTTCTGGGATCCACGCTGTCAAACCCTTGAAAGGGTTCTGCGAGCCTCGCCTTTGCCATTTCGATATAGTCTGGATTGATATCCATCCCAATAGAGTTCCTGCCAAGGACTTGAGCAACGCGGGATGTGGTTCCGCTTCCAAGGAAGGGATCAAGAACCAGATCCCCTGGGCTTGATGCCGCAGCAATAATGCGTTCAATCAGAGCCTCTGGTTTTTGCGTTGGATGTGGTTGACGCTCCGCCGCACAATAATGGACGTGACTGAATTGCCAGACATCCCCGGGGTTGGCTCCCTGCATATTATTGCGCTTTCGGTAATATTTTTGGGGAATTCGAACGTCATCCAGGTTAAACGTCGCATCCAAATTTTTAGAAAACCAGAGGATATCCTCATGACGAGGAGAAAACCCACGTTTTCGGCCCATTCCTTGTGTATAGTGCCATGTGATCCACCCTTGCGGCACCATTGTCAGGTCTTCTTCAAGCGTTACATATAGCCGAGCGATATATTTAACGCCCATGAAGCAGAAAAGTGAGCCATTGGGTTTCAGGATCCGTTTGGCTTCCTTCAGCCACGTATTTGTGAAGCTGTGGTAGTCTTCCCGCTCCTTCAGGTCCACATTATTTCCGTAATTTTTACCGAGGTTATAGGGGGGATCCGCAACAATCAGATCAATTGACTCATCTGCCAGTTCTGAAAGTTTTTCTGTTGCGTCCGCGCATATCAGCTCATGATTGGTTTGATCGGTGCTCATTATTGAGGAGATCTCTTGGCCATGATCCTCTGTAAGGTTCGGCGATGCATGTTAAGCCGCCGCGCCGTTTCGGAGATGTTCCGGTCGCAAAGCTCGTATACGCGCTGGATATGTTCCCAGCGAACCCGATCAGCGGACATGGGGTTTTCAGGTGGTTCTGGTTTTTCCCCTTTGCGGGCGTAAAGGGCGTTCACGATGTCATCCACATTGGCCGGTTTTGCCAGGTAATCAATGGCACCAGCTTTAACTGCTGCCACCGCAGAGGCAATATTACCGTAACCAGTCAACATCACGATTTGAGCTTCCGGATTGACCTTTCGGATGGCTTCCACAATTTCCAGGCCATTTCCATCTTCAAGCCGTAGATCAACTACAGCGAACTGTGGGTTTACAGAAGCCGTTAGACGGCGCCCTTCCTCAACACTATTGGCCAGGGTCGTTGTAAAACCCTTTTTTTCAAGTGACCGACCCAGACGATTGAGAAAGATCTCGTCATCATCGACAATCAGCAGGCGGTTTTCTTCCATCACATCAGAACTCCATAGAGCGCCAGATCGCTTTTCCGCATCAATCTAGCATATAAACGCCTCATAAATGCAATCTATAGGTAGGGATTAGCCTTTTCAAGACGACTGCGGGGCCAGGTAATGATCACACGCGCCCCCCCAGATTTAGCATTGCCTATATTCAGATGCCCGCCGGAGTGGGTGATCAGCATGTCGGATATGAACACACCTAACCCCATTCCACCATGGCCGCTGCGGCTCGAGGTGTAGGGCTCTCCCAGTTGGTTTAGGATTTCATCGCTAAAGCCAGGTCCATCATCCTGAATAGTGATCTCAACCTGCTTGTCAGACCATTCGAGCTTAATTGTGACAAGTTTTCGCGCAAATTCTGCAGCATTACTGACCAGATTGCCCAGTCCATAAAGCAGTTCCGGGGTCGCGTACAGTTTTGGCTGTTCTGCCGTATCACCGTGCACATTGATTTGGATTTCGGTGCCATTGTCCTTTAAACGTTCTGCTACCAGCTCAATCAAGCTCTGCAGGGGCAGATAGTTATGATAGGCGTCGGTTTGCAAGAAGCGGTTTGTATCCGGTTTTGTCGAGAGTTGCTCTAGAACTTCTGCACATTTTTTTGCTTGGGTGTGAAGGAGTTTTGCATCTTCTGCCTGGTCGCTACCTTCTGGCAGGTCTTTAGATAATTCTTCCGATACCAACAGGATTGTATTGAGTGGTGTTCCAAGCTCATGGGCCGCCGCAGCCGCAATTCCGCCAATAGCGGAGAGTTGCTGTTCGCGGGCCAGCGCGAAACGGGCAGCTGTTAGTGCTTCAGTCATTCGCCGGCTATCAGAGGATATTCGCCAGGCATAGGTTGTCAGGAACAGCGTTCCCAGAATGAGTGCTGACCAAATAGCCAGTATATATGTGTCCGAAAGGATAATTTCGCCAGGCGGCAGGGGAAGGGGTTCATGAAAAAGGGCCAGAACTGAAATTGCAACGATTGTCGTCAAACCAAGAAAAATAGTTCCCTTAAAGGATAGGTTTGTCGCTGAAATTGTAACTGGAACCAGAAAGAGAAGTGAGAACGGGTTTGTAAGGCCCCCTGTCAGGTATAAAAGACCCGTCAATTGCAGAGCATCGTAAAAGAGATAAAGGATTGCCCCTCTATCAGATAGTCGGGTTGCTGGACGGGAATTTATGGAAACAAGAACATTTAAAATGGCACTTGCACTAACGAGTAGCGAGGCTGGGACAATTGGTAGCTCATAGCCCAGACCTACATGGACCAAGAAAATTGCAAATGCCTGCCCTAAGATAGCTAGCCAGCGAATATAGACCAGAGATTGAAGGCGAACGCCTCCGGATGCTGTCAGTAGAGTTTTTTGCTCTGCCTGATCTTCCAGCGGTGTTGATACTGACATGTTGTATAATTCGGTCGGTCAGCCCTCAGTAGGACTGAGTATTCGACTCTCTCCGATGCTCATGATCCAAGTTTTATCAGCATCATAGCCTTCTTTTTCAGCGGCTTGCAAGAAACGTCCTGGCGGTTCGAAGAGAGGTTCATCGGTGAGCCTGACCGTGCCCCAATGCATGCCCACAAGATGTTTACTTCTGACATCCTTTCCAATCTGAACAGCCTCTTCCGGATTGGTGTGATGGGCCTTCATAATTTCTCGAGGCTCATAAGCTCCAATTCCAACAAGGGTGTAGTCAAAAGGACCATATTTTTCGCCAATTTCTTGAAAGAGTGGGCCATATCCTGTGTCTCCTGTAAAAAAGACCCGGTTCTGGCTGCCGTGAAACGCAAATGAGGCCCATAAACTTTTATTTCGGTCAAATGGGGTACGTTTTGACCAGTGCTGCGAAGGAAGAGCCGTAATTTTCAAATCTTCTAAATGAAATTCATCCCACCAGTCCATCTCCACAACATTCTTAAATCCCCGCCGATGGAAGTAACGACCAAGATTGAGAGGAACAATGACTGTCATGTTCTCTTGATGGCGTAACTTCTGGATTGTCCGGCTGTCTAGATGATCATAATGATTATGAGATAAAACTAGATAATCAATATCTGGTAAATCGTTTAGCCTGATCCCAGAGCTCACAAAGCGTTTAGGTCCCGCAATACGAGTTGGAGAGGCATGACTGGACAGGTAGGGATCAGTGAGGATCGTTTTTCCTTCAATCCTCAGCAGAAAGCAGGCTTGGCCCAGCCAGGTCAAAGTATCATCCTGACTGTTGTGGGCTTGTCGCATATGCAAGGCCGCTTTATCTGGTTCGATGACGTGACCCTCAGGAATATTCACAACTTCCCGGCTGTAGCGCATCATACGGAGAATAAACGACACGTAGGATTTCCGACGTGGACGCGTGAGATCATGATTGGGTAAGTTTCGGAACCGACCCTTATGATGATGATAAGGGCGCTCTCCCCTCAGGTGGTTATGTCTTTCGCTTTTTTTCAGCAATCAATTACCCCGAACCCGAACTGTATATCTTGTCACAAGCGTATCTTAATAAGGTCACATTTATGAGATTGAGTCGAAATTACAACGAAAATGTTGGCTGATGTGACTATTTGGGAAACATCAGTATACAAGTTAGAAGAGACACGTAGAATAGTTTGGCCTCACTTAAAGGTGAGCCAGGACAGGCGAGAGAACAGTTTTCGGCAGTTAGCTGATAAACGGACAAAGGCGTTAAAATGAAAAGACTTATAGCAGGTTTGATCGTGGGAGCTCTCACACTGCTCCCTATCATGTCGGCACAGGCGGCAAATGAGCAGCAACAGGTTGTTGATAAAGCCAAGTTGACCATTGAAGCCATGAAAGATATGACAGAAATGTCAGAGTTTAGAAAACTTCTGGCTGTTGCCAAAGGTGTGGTTATATTTCCACAGTTTCTGAAAGCGGGTTTCATTGTCGGTGGAGCAGGTGGCACCGGTGTTTTGCTGGGTCGAAATGATCAGGGAATGTGGAGTTCGCCAGCTTTTTATACCATGGGTCAGGCCAGTGTTGGCTTGCAAATTGGTGCTGAAGCTAAAGAACTTGTCCTTCTGATCATGACGGACAAAGGTCTTGATGCAATTATCAAAAATCAGGTGAAGCTGGGTGGTGATCTAAGCGCTGCAGTTGGCCCGGTTGGAAAAAATGTAGGGGCATCCTCTACCACGAACATGGATGTGGATGTTTTCTCTTTCGCGAAGACAGCAGGCCTATTTATAGGTGCCTCTGTTGAAGGTTCGCTTCTTGATGCCAAGGATGATTGGCAGGAGGCTTATTATGGGAAACCAGTTACAGCGCGGAATATTGTCATTCTTCGTAGCGTAGATACACCAGCTGCACAAGGCCTGAAGGATGCACTGAAGAACGCAGAAGCTCCGTAAGATAAGAGATTTTGAAAAAATTACCGGCTTAGGAGCTTTTCGATGCTTCTTTGCCGGTTTTCTTTTGCGTGATCCAGAGCAGTCCGGCCCGTAAAGTCAGTCCGGTTTCTGTCAGCTTCAAATTGGAGCAGGATTTTGACCACGTCCAGATTACCTTCCTTAGAAGCCTTAATCAGCGGGGTTTCGCCTTGATTATTCTCGTCATTAACCTTGGCGCCTGCTTTTATGAGCAATTCAACAATATCGGGATACCCCTGAACTGCAGCATGCATCAGCGGTGAGTTTCCCAGTTTGTCTGTCAAATTTACATTTGCACCATTGTGAATGAGGCTTTCAACAACTCCGGCAGAACCAGATTCTGCTGCCCGTGTAATCAATGGAACTTTCGATCTGTCCCTGATGTTGGCATTTTCCCCTTTAAGAAGATAGGATTCTACGCCTTCAACGTCATTTTCAATAGCAGCATCAAAGACTTCATGCTCACCGAACAGCGAAGCAGCATGTGCTTGTACCGTCAAGAATGTGAGTAGAAAAAGCCCTGCAATTAAGCGGGTCATCCTTTTTTCGTCTCCATTGAAAATCCAAAATCACCTGTATTTTAGCATTTTACTGGAAATAGTTGCAAATAATTAACTGAAATTTTGTATAAAATGGAGTTATGTTGCAATGCAGCGTAATTAAGCGTAGACTGACGTCTGTCTAGAGATTTTCCCCTTTGAGGGGCAGGAGTTCCTTCCATGTTGTACCACTTTAACGAACTACAAAGACTTGCTTTGTCACCTGTTCGTATGGCCGCGCAGTTTCAGTCGCAGATCCTGCGAAGCCCTTTCAATCCATTGTCGGAAACTCCTCAAGCCCGCACTTTGGCTGCCGCTTACGACCTTTTTGCTGAAACAACCCAGTATCATGGGAAGCCGGCTTTTGGTCTTCATGAGACGATTATTGACGGCAAAACTGTTCCGGTGGCGGAACAGATTGTGCACCGCCTGCCGTTTGGCCAACTGAAACATTTCAAGCGGGAAACCGATCGAAAAGATCCCAAAATTCTGATGGTTGCTCCCATGTCAGGTCACTTTGCGACCTTGCTCCGCGGAACAGTTGAAACCCTGTTGCCAGATCATGAGATCTACATCACTGATTGGCGGGACGCATCCTCTGTGCCTTTGGCCGAGGGAGGGTTCGATCTGGATGATTATATTGATTATCTTCGTGAATTTATGAGCGTTTTGGGCCCTGATACCCATGTTATGGGGGTTTGCCAGCCTGGTGTGCCAGTGCTGGCCGCAATAGCGCTGATGTCAGAGGATAAAGATCCGAACACACCACGCTCTATGACTTTAATGGGAAGCCCGATTGATACACGTCGTCATCCTACGGTTCCCTGCAAACTTGCCATGGATCATTCTCTCGACTGGTTTGAAAGAACAGTGATTTATTCGGTACCTGTCGGGTATCCGGGTGCTTTCCGTCGGGTTTATCCGGGCTTTTTGCAGTTAGGCGGGTTTGTCTCCATGAATCTGGAACGGCACATGGATGCTCACATCCAGCAGTTCGAGCATCTTGTAGAGGGTGATGGGGATAGTGCTGACAAGCATCGTGCTTTCTATGCAGAATATAATGCGGTTATGGACTTAAGCGCCGAATATTATCTGCAGACCATTGAAACTGTGTTTCAGAAGCAAAGTCTTGCAAAAGGCGAGATGATGTATCGGGGTGATCGCCTTGTGGACACAGGTGCAATCGAGAAAACTGCCTTGATGACGGTCGAGGGAGAGCTTGATGACATTTCTGGTATTGGTCAGACTGTTGCCGCCCACGATATCTGCGTAAATTTGAAAGATGGCTTGAAAGAGCATTATGAGCAGAAAGGTGTTGGGCACTATGGTGTGTTTAACGGCTCCAAATTCCAGAAATTTATTGCGCCGCGTATTGCGAAATTCATCCGCAAGCATGATAAGTAAGACCTGACGGGAAAAACCGACAAAGGTCTGAGATGGAAAAACCCTTTTGGGAAACGGTTCCACTTGAGGAAATGACACAGCAGCAGTGGGAGTCACTCTGTGATGGCTGCGCGAAATGTTGTCTTCTCAAGTTGGAAGACGAAGATACGCTTGAAATCGCGTATACAGATGTCGCGTGTCGCCAGCTGGATATTGGAAATTGCCGCTGTATGAATTATGCAGAACGTAGTCGTCTTGTTCCGGATTGCGTCACCTTGACACCGAAGAAAATTCCAGATTTGGCCTGGATGCCAAAAACATGTGCTTATCGGCGAATTTCTGAAGGAAAGGGGCTGGCTTGGTGGCACCCCTTGGTATCTGGATCAGCAGATACAGTTCATGAGGCGGGAATTTCCGCCCGTGGAAGAGTTATTTCTGAACGAAAAGCCGGTGATCTTGAGGACCACATTGTTGACTGGCCAGAGGAGGATTTCTCCTGATTTTGCCAGGTTTTCTAAATCCCGTCGTCTCAAGACCGGACCGATTTAAGATTCAGCATCTTAAAAATGAAACTGCTGTTGATGTCTGGCTGGTTCACTCCCCTCGCGCAAAAAGATTAAAGTTGAAAGTTCGGCATAATGGACGTGTCGAATTAGTGATGCCAAGAGGCGTCTCGATTTCCCGTGCACAAAAATTCGTTGAAGCGGAAGCGCATTGGGTGTTAGAGACACTGGAAAACGTCGAAGATCCTGTCTTTTTTGAGCCTGGGGCGATCATTCCAATTTTAGGAGATGACCATTTGATTTGTCATTCTCCTAATGGCGACAGGCCTGTGTGGCAGGAAGCGAACCGTTTACATGTATCTGGTCGTAAAGAGCATCTGGCGCGACGTGTCCGGGATTGGTTGAAACAGGAAGCCCGCAAGAAGCTGTTGTTAGAAGCTGAGCTATTTTCCAAAAAAAGTGGTTTGAAATTTGGTCGGGTGACTATTCGAGATCAGAAAAGCCGGTGGGGGAGTTGTTCTGTTTCTGGAAACCTAAATTTCTCTTGGCGATTGATTTTAATGCCCGAAGAAGCATTGAAGTATGTTGTTGCTCATGAAATTGCTCATTTGAAACATATGGATCACAGTCCGCAATTTTGGCGATTTCTTGCTGAAATATACCCTGAATTTGAAGATCCTTTTCAATGGATGAAAAAAAATGCAGGTAGATTCCACAAATATGATGCAACTATTTAGCGTAAACTGTAAGTTAAATTTGCACATTTTGGGAGTGACCATTTGAATGAGATACTTGGGTAAGAATAGTATCTGGTTTACCGTCTTTTTATCTTCAGCCGTAGCTCTTGGTCCTTTGGCTACGGATATGTATTTGCCTACTTTTCCCGTCTTAGAGACTCTTTTTTCGGTTTCGGTTTCAAAAGTCCAATGGACGCTGAGTGTGTTCATGATAGGGCTAGCATGTTTTCAGCTCATTGTTGGCCCGTTGTCTGATCGGTTTGGCAGGAAACCTGTTCTTTTTATCGGTTTACTCATCTTTGTCGCTTCCAGTTACGCAGCCGCACAAGCAACCTCTATCGAAGGCCTCACAATCGCTCGGTTTTTTCAATCCATAGGCGTGTGTACAGGGGTTGTTATTCCAAGGGCAATGATCCGTGATCTTTTTGAGCGTGAAATGGCGGCAAGAAAATTATCCCGAATGGGAAGTATTATGGGTTTGGCACCAGCGATAGCGCCGGTTATTGGCGGCTATGTTGCAGTGCACACAGGATGGCCAGGTATCTTTTTATTGCTGATGATATACGGAGTGCTGGTTTTAATTCTCAGCACCTTACTGATAGAAGAATCTCTAAAAAATAAAGATCATAAGGCTATTCATCCTGCCCATATTCTAAGAAATTACAGTGATCTATTATCCTCGTGGCCTTTCATGGGATATGCGCTTACCTGTGCGTTTTGCTTTTCAGGGTTTTTTGCATTTATTTCAGTCTCTTCCCATGTTCTGGTCTCGGTTATGAACGTTCCGATAGAGCAGTTTGGGTATTATTTTGGATGCGTGGTCGTTGGATATATTTCGGGAACCTTGCTGGGCCCTATTCTGACCTCCCGATTTGGACTGGATACAGCATTATTGTTGGGAACAATTGCCTCTCTCCTCGGTGCGTTTTTACTATGCTTGTTCTTCTACGTGGATTTCCAGGTTCCACTCGCCATCATTTTACCTATGATCCTATATGATGTGGGGGTTGGAATCGTCATGCCGCAATCACAGGCGGCCGCAATTCACCCTTTTCCGGAAAAAGCCGGAGCGGCATCCGCTTTAAGTGGATTCCTGCTGCTAGGATTGGCTTCTTTGACGGGGTTTTTGACGGCGCATTTCTTTACGGGTTCAGCTTTCTCCCTCACCGTAGCCGTTAGTGTGATGGGGTTGATGGCTTTCGTGATCTGTCGTCTTGCCAGTCGAAAAGTCGTAAAACGGGCGGTCGAATAAAAAAGTTGAAGGACTTTCCGTTACGATAATCTTGTCGGGGGTAGTTTCATGCGGCACATTACCTTTAGTAATGAGATAATAAGAGGATCCCCAGATGCCGTTTCATGCCCCGATGAGTGGACTACCAACCCATGAGGTTGAAAATCAGCCAGCAGCGATGGGTGATCTCAATTATTTAGACATTGACCCTGCATTGAGGGAAATGATTGATCGTGAAGGCGCTGGATGGGCTTTGGATCATATCCGTAACTTTGCTGCAGACATGGGAACTGCGGAAAGCAGGGAGTTGGCACGGCTGGCTGACCGGCATTCACCGGAAATTAAACCCTTTGATCCATATGGTCGTCGCGTGAATGAAGTGGAGTTTCATCCCGCCTATCATGAACTGATGAAAAAAGCGATGAAAGGCCGCATCCACAATTTTGCCTGGGTGAACGACGGGAAACAGGGCGCTCATGCGGCGCAAATGGCACTTGCCTATATTTTCAGTCAAACCGAAGGCGGTGTTGCCTGTCCTATGGCGATGACATATGCGGTTTATCCGGCGTTAAAAGCCCAGGAGAATCTCCGTAAAGAATTGGAAGACTTGCTTTTGTCGGATGTGTATGACCAACGATCCATTCCAGTTCACCAAAAATCAGGCATGACAATGGGTATGTTCATGACTGAAAAACAGGGGGGATCCGATGTTCGTGCGAATAGCACAAGAGCGACACCTTTCAAGGAAGCGACAGGACCGGGAGCTGAGTACCTGCTTAATGGTCACAAGTGGTTTTGTTCCGCTCCGATGTCTGATGCGTTTTTGACGCTGGCACAAACGGAAAAGGGGATTACCTGTTTTTTCCTACCGCGTTGGAAACCGGATGGCAGCCGCAATAATCTATTCATCCAGCGGCTGAAGGAAAAAGTTGGTAATAAATCAAACGCCTCCAGTGAAATGGAATTCATCGATACATATGCCCTCATGGTGGGTGAAGAAGGACGTGGGGTTCCAACCATTATAGAGATGGTTCAACATACACGCCTCTATTGCATAATGGGGTCGGCCGCCTTGATGCGGGCAGGGTTAATCCACGCTATGTATCATGTTTCTAACCGGAGAGCTTTTCAGAAGCGTTTGATCGATCAGCCCTTGATGCGGGTTTTGCTGGCAGACCTGGCAATGGAGAGTGAGGCGGCTTGCCAGATGATGATGCGTGTTGCGGGTAGCTTTGACCGGGCAGAAAGCAGCAAGGTTGAAGAGGGTTACAAGCGGATCGTTACAGCCATCGGGAAATACTGGGTTTGTAAGCGAGCCCCGAATTTTACATATGAAGCCATGGAATGTCATGGAGGGTCGGGATATGTAGAAGAAAGTCCAATGGGGCGGATATATCGGGAAAGCCCAGTCAACAGCATTTGGGAAGGTTCAGGAAACGTGATGTGTCTGGATGTCATGCGGGCC contains the following coding sequences:
- a CDS encoding multidrug effflux MFS transporter, with translation MRYLGKNSIWFTVFLSSAVALGPLATDMYLPTFPVLETLFSVSVSKVQWTLSVFMIGLACFQLIVGPLSDRFGRKPVLFIGLLIFVASSYAAAQATSIEGLTIARFFQSIGVCTGVVIPRAMIRDLFEREMAARKLSRMGSIMGLAPAIAPVIGGYVAVHTGWPGIFLLLMIYGVLVLILSTLLIEESLKNKDHKAIHPAHILRNYSDLLSSWPFMGYALTCAFCFSGFFAFISVSSHVLVSVMNVPIEQFGYYFGCVVVGYISGTLLGPILTSRFGLDTALLLGTIASLLGAFLLCLFFYVDFQVPLAIILPMILYDVGVGIVMPQSQAAAIHPFPEKAGAASALSGFLLLGLASLTGFLTAHFFTGSAFSLTVAVSVMGLMAFVICRLASRKVVKRAVE
- a CDS encoding acyl-CoA dehydrogenase family protein; this encodes MPFHAPMSGLPTHEVENQPAAMGDLNYLDIDPALREMIDREGAGWALDHIRNFAADMGTAESRELARLADRHSPEIKPFDPYGRRVNEVEFHPAYHELMKKAMKGRIHNFAWVNDGKQGAHAAQMALAYIFSQTEGGVACPMAMTYAVYPALKAQENLRKELEDLLLSDVYDQRSIPVHQKSGMTMGMFMTEKQGGSDVRANSTRATPFKEATGPGAEYLLNGHKWFCSAPMSDAFLTLAQTEKGITCFFLPRWKPDGSRNNLFIQRLKEKVGNKSNASSEMEFIDTYALMVGEEGRGVPTIIEMVQHTRLYCIMGSAALMRAGLIHAMYHVSNRRAFQKRLIDQPLMRVLLADLAMESEAACQMMMRVAGSFDRAESSKVEEGYKRIVTAIGKYWVCKRAPNFTYEAMECHGGSGYVEESPMGRIYRESPVNSIWEGSGNVMCLDVMRAILREPKAFMAVLGDLKQDMGWHPDYDRALSEIIQAFESGKLGEARARWLTEQMAKIIQASLFHRNAPTEIANCFASARLGMAGGHVYGTLPEDAPIDLILERAGVSLVGEASA